A single window of Rhodamnia argentea isolate NSW1041297 chromosome 5, ASM2092103v1, whole genome shotgun sequence DNA harbors:
- the LOC115752332 gene encoding probable calcium-binding protein CML15 codes for MAAAASAALQSEQLKQLRDIFARFDMDADGSLTQLELAALLRSLGLKPTGDQIHAMLADMDSNGNGSVEFDELVAALLPDMTEQVLVNQEQLAEVFRLFDRDGNGYITPAELAGSMAKMGHPLTYRELSEMMREADTNGDGVISFQEFATIMARSAVDFLGLR; via the coding sequence ATGGCTGCCGCCGCTTCTGCTGCCCTCCAATCCGAGCAGCTGAAGCAGCTCAGGGACATCTTCGCCCGCTTCGACATGGACGCCGACGGCAGCCTCACCCAGCTCGAGCTCGCCGCCCTCCTCCGCTCCCTCGGCCTCAAGCCCACGGGCGACCAGATCCACGCCATGCTCGCCGACATGGACTCCAACGGGAACGGCTCGGTCGAGTTCGACGAGCTGGTGGCCGCCCTCCTGCCCGACATGACCGAGCAGGTCCTCGTCAACCAGGAGCAGCTGGCGGAGGTGTTCCGGCTGTTCGACCGCGACGGCAACGGCTACATCACCCCGGCCGAGCTGGCCGGGTCGATGGCCAAGATGGGCCACCCCCTGACGTACCGCGAGCTGTCGGAGATGATGAGGGAGGCCGACACCAACGGCGACGGCGTCATCAGCTTCCAGGAGTTCGCCACCATCATGGCCCGGTCCGCCGTAGATTTCCTTGGCCTGCGTTAG
- the LOC125315075 gene encoding uncharacterized protein LOC125315075 — protein MELAFILLLVFSSVSTYGMASISEDDHRDLERQVQMMTKSPMKSFVTKPDISFVRSHAPSKVKSVQFESREPCPVGTVPIPRMTKEDLIRAKSVGKMPSSKSQNTLSQHVVSLRDDMTENIKYGGYGRSNVYKLAVTNDQVSSHNMWIETGPPDHISMIVAGWQGNGYRDGCYNMLYQGFVQVDRLITPGFPFRDASTFDGPQFEFFVQVFQDPGGKSWWLVVGDPPTTIGYWPSELFLYLRNGSLHTGWGGVGLAGRDGVCPPMGSGHRPDGSYTRATFFRQLQWIDKDGTFRRPSPKTVKWVDKSNVYDLKNYGYGSRRKFGYWISFGGPGGYCGGGMDGL, from the exons ATGGAACTTGCATTTATCTTGTTGCTTGTTTTCTCTAGTGTTTCGACGTATGGGATGGCAAGCATCTCTGAAGATGACCATCGAGATTTGGAAAGACAAGTTCAGATGATGACCAAGTCACCCATGAAGTCTTTTGTG ACTAAGCCGGATATAAGCTTCGTTCGTTCTCACGCTCCTTCAAAGGTTAAATCTGTACAGTTCGAATCGAGAGAACCTTGCCCTGTTGGAACAGTACCAATTCCTAGAATGACAAAGGAAGACTTGATAAGGGCAAAATCCGTAGGCAAGATGCCATCCTCTAAGAGTCAGAATACTCTTTCTCAACAT GTAGTTTCTTTGAGAGACGACATGACGGAAAATATCAAATATGGAGGTTATGGGAGATCTAATGTCTACAAACTGGCCGTAACTAATGACCAAGTTAGCTCACATAACATGTGGATTGAAACTGGTCCTCCCGACCATATAAGTATGATTGTTGCGGGCTGGCAG GGTAATGGCTACCGTGACGGATGTTACAACATGCTATACCAAGGTTTTGTCCAGGTTGATAGGTTAATAACTCCCGGTTTTCCATTCCGTGATGCTTCCACTTTTGACGGacctcaatttgagttttttgtcCAAGTCTTCCAG GATCCAGGTGGAAAGAGTTGGTGGCTGGTCGTGGGTGATCCACCCACCACGATTGGCTATTGGCCCAGCGAACTGTTCTTATATTTACGCAATGGTTCGCTACATACCGGCTGGGGAGGAGTGGGTCTGGCCGGGAGAGACGGAGTTTGTCCGCCGATGGGAAGTGGTCACAGGCCTGATGGTAGTTATACGCGTGCCACGTTCTTCCGACAGCTTCAATGGATCGACAAGGACGGTACTTTCCGGCGCCCTTCACCAAAAACAGTCAAGTGGGTGGATAAATCCAATGTCTATGATCTGAAGAACTATGGCTATGGTAGCAGGCGAAAATTCGGGTATTGGATTAGCTTTGGTGGTCCGGGAGGCTATTGTGGGGGAGGGATGGATGGTTTGTAA
- the LOC115749887 gene encoding putative phospholipid-transporting ATPase 9, translating into MAGETRRKLRLSKIYSFGCWKASLQEDHSRIGRPGFSRVVYCNEPESFESSIRHYGTNYVRTTKYTVATFLPKSLFEQFRRVANFYFLVTGTLAFTPLAPYTAVSAIIPLFIVIGASMIKEGIEDWRRKLQDIEVNNRKVKVHKHNGVFDYTEWKNLRVGDLVKVEKDEFFPADLLLLSSTYADAVCYVETMNLDGETNLKLKQGLEATSSYCSDSSFRDFKASVRCEDPNAHLYSFIGSMEFEANQYPLSPQQLLLRDSKLRNTDYIYGAVIFTGHDTKVIQNATDPPSKRSKIERKMDKIIYLLFLIVFSMSLVGSIFFGIWTKDDLESDRMKRWYLRPDHSTIFFDPKRAPAAAIYHFLTGLMLFGYFIPISLYVSIEIVKIVQCIFINRDKEMYYEEADKPAHARTSNLNEELGQVDTVLSDKTGTLTCNKMEFIKCSIAGTAYGTNVTEVERAMKRRNGLPLAHDKLNGCDQIECLPVKESHIKGFNFYDGRIMNGNWVKEPHADVIRKFFRLLALCHTAIPEVEETTGEVSYEAESPDEAAFVVAARELGFEFYERKQTSISLRELDPESKRIVDRVYQVLNVLEFNSSRKRMSVIVRDEEGKILLLCKGADSVMFERLSKDSSDFEEDTRKHVNEYADAGLRTLILAYRELDEEEYRKFNKKFNEAKNSVSADHDDLIAEATEMIEKELTLLGATAVEDKLQNGVPDCIYKLAQAGIKIWVLTGDKMETAINIGFACSLLRRGMEQFIISLETSHIQALEKLQDKSAIIEASKASIRDQITRGKVSLATSSGPLKEVALIIDGKSLGYALEDDMKNMFLELAMGCASVICCRSSPKQKALVTRLVKSGTGKVTLAIGDGANDVGMLQEADIGIGISGVEGMQAVMASDIAIAQFRHLERLLLVHGHWCYRRISMMICYFFFKNITFGFSLFLYEAHAAFSGQPAYNDWFLSLYNVFFSSLPVVALGVFDQDVSARLCLKFPLLYQGGAQNVLFRWGWILGWMFNGFLSATIIFFLCTSTLEHQAFNSDGHVAGRDILGTTMYTCVVWAVNLQMAITIRYFTLIQHILIWGSIIFWYLFCLAYGAMSPTLSTTAYKLLVEALAPSPAFWVVTLFVTICTLIPYFTYSAIQMEFFPMYHERIQWIRHKGGLSDPQ; encoded by the exons ATGGCCGGTGAAACAAGAAGGAAGCTTCGTCTGAGCAAAATCTACTCCTTCGGATGTTGGAAAGCTTCTTTGCAAGAAGATCATTCGCGAATTGGAAGGCCGGGATTTTCGAGGGTGGTTTACTGCAACGAACCAGAGTCTTTTGAGTCTAGCATTAGACATTACGGGACCAATTATGTTAGGACTACAAAGTACACAGTTGCAACTTTCTTGCCTAAATCATTGTTTGAGCAGTTCAGAAGAGTGGCCAATTTTTACTTCCTCGTTACCGGTACCCTGGCCTTCACTCCACTGGCGCCATATACAGCTGTTAGTGCCATTATCCCTCTTTTCATTGTTATAGGGGCAAGCATGATCAAGGAAGGCATTGAAGACTGGCGGCGTAAACTGCAG GATATTGAGGTAAACAATAGAAAGGTGAAAGTGCATAAGCATAATGGAGTATTTGATTACACCGAATGGAAGAATCTGAGAGTGGGAGATTTAGTGAAGGTAGAGAAGGATGAATTCTTCCCTGCAGACCTTCTTTTGCTTTCATCTACTTATGCAGATGCTGTTTGTTATGTTGAGACCATGAACCTTGATGGGGAGACGAATTTGAAACTGAAACAAGGTTTGGAGGCAACCTCTAGCTATTGTTCGGACTCAAGCTTCCGGGACTTCAAGGCATCTGTCAGATGTGAAGACCCCAATGCACATTTGTATTCTTTCATTGGAAGCATGGAGTTTGAAGCAAATCAGTATCCCCTTTCTCCACAACAACTTCTCCTCCGAGACTCCAAACTGCGAAACACGGATTATATATATGGGGCTGTCATATTCACGGGTCACGACACCAAAGTCATTCAAAATGCAACTGACCCCCCTTCAAAGAGGAGTAAAATTGAGAGGAAGATGGATAAGATCATCTATCTTCTGTTCTTAATAGTATTCTCTATGTCTCTTGTTGGATCTATCTTCTTTGGCATTTGGACTAAAGACGACCTAGAAAGTGATAGGATGAAAAGGTGGTATCTTAGGCCGGACCACTCCACCATTTTCTTTGACCCTAAAAGAGCTCCTGCAGCTGCCATCTATCACTTCTTGACGGGGTTGATGTTGTTTGGCTATTTCATCCCAATTTCCTTGTACGTGTCTATAGAAATTGTCAAAATTGTTCAATGCATTTTCATTAATCGAGACAAAGAAATGTACTATGAAGAAGCCGACAAACCAGCTCATGCTCGCACATCAAACTTGAATGAGGAACTTGGCCAAGTTGATACAGTTCTTTCAGACAAGACAGGAACTCTGACCTGCAATAAAATGGAATTCATCAAGTGTTCGATTGCCGGGACAGCTTATGGAACCAATGTCACAGAGGTAGAGAGGGCCATGAAGAGGAGGAATGGCTTACCTTTAGCTCATGACAAGCTGAATGGCTGTGACCAGATCGAGTGTTTACCTGTTAAAGAGTCACATATTAAAGGCTTCAATTTTTATGATGGGAGGATCATGAATGGAAATTGGGTAAAAGAGCCTCATGCAGATGTCATTCGGAAGTTCTTTCGTTTGCTGGCACTTTGCCATACTGCCATACCTGAAGTGGAAGAAACTACAGGAGAAGTCTCATATGAAGCCGAATCACCAGATGAAGCTGCTTTTGTTGTTGCAGCAAGAGAACTCGGGTTTGAGTTCTACGAGAGGAAACAGACGAGTATCTCACTACGTGAGCTGGATCCAGAATCTAAAAGGATAGTTGATAG GGTATATCAGGTTCTAAATGTCTTAGAATTTAACAGCTCAAGAAAGCGGATGTCTGTTATTGTAAGAGATgaggaaggaaaaatattaCTGCTCTGTAAAGGTGCTGACAG TGTCATGTTTGAAAGGCTTTCCAAGGACAGCAGTGATTTTGAAGAGGATACGAGGAAACATGTGAATGAATATGCCGATGCAGGCTTGAGGACATTGATACTTGCTTATCGTGAACTCGATGAGGAAGAATACCGCAAgttcaacaaaaaattcaatgagGCGAAGAATTCGGTTAGTGCCGATCATGATGATTTGATTGCTGAAGCGACAGAGATGATTGAGAAAGAATTGACTCTTCTCGGTGCCACTGCTGTTGAGGACAAACTGCAGAATGGG GTACCAGATTGCATTTACAAGCTTGCCCAAGCTGGAATTAAGATTTGGGTTTTGACTGGAGACAAGATGGAGACTGCTATTAACATTGG GTTTGCTTGCAGTCTGCTCAGACGAGGGATGGAGCAGTTCATAATCAGTTTAGAAACTTCACATATTCAGGCTCTAGAAAAGTTGCAAGATAAGTCTGCTATTATTGAG GCATCAAAGGCGAGTATTCGCGATCAGATTACGAGAGGGAAGGTTTCATTGGCTACATCAAGTGGTCCTCTCAAAGAAGTTGCTTTAATCATTGACGGAAAATCACTTGGTTATGCTCTGGAAGATGACATGAAAAACATGTTTCTAGAGCTTGCAATGGGCTGTGCATCGGTTATTTGCTGTCGTTCATCACCAAAACAGAAGGCCCTG GTCACAAGACTGGTCAAGTCAGGAACTGGGAAAGTAACATTGGCAATAGGTGACGGTGCCAATGATGTAGGAATGCTTCAAGAAGCAGATATTGGAATTGGAATTAGTGGTGTCGAAGGAATGCAG GCAGTCATGGCCAGTGATATTGCAATTGCACAGTTTCGACACCTAGAACGCCTGCTACTCGTCCATGGGCATTGGTGTTACAGAAGGATTTCAATGATG ATATGCTACTTTTTCTTCAAGAACATCACGTTTGGTTTCTCCCTCTTCTTATATGAGGCACATGCAGCCTTTTCAGGGCAACCTGCATACAATGACTGGTTTTTGTCACTTTATAACGTCTTCTTCTCATCACTTCCTGTGGTTGCTCTGGGAGTTTTTGATCAGGATGTATCAGCACGGCTCTGTCTAAAG TTCCCCTTGCTATACCAAGGAGGGGCTCAAAATGTCCTCTTCCGCTGGGGTTGGATACTTGGCTGGATGTTTAATGGGTTCCTTAGTGCAACCATAATTTTCTTCCTCTGCACAAGCACACTGGAGCACCAAGCATTCAACAGCGATGGACATGTTGCTGGGAGGGACATCTTGGGTACAACAATGTACACCTGCGTCGTATGGGCGGTGAATCTGCAGATGGCGATAACCATTAGGTACTTCACCTTAATACAGCACATACTCATCTGGGGCTCGATCATATTTTGGTACCTCTTCTGTTTAGCATATGGAGCCATGTCTCCAACTCTATCCACTACTGCCTACAAGCTCCTTGTTGAAGCCCTCGCACCATCGCCGGCCTTTTGGGTTGTGACGCTTTTCGTGACGATCTGCACCCTTATCCCATATTTCACTTACTCCGCGATTCAGATGGAGTTTTTCCCCATGTACCATGAAAGGATCCAGTGGATCAGGCACAAAGGAGGATTGAGTGATCCTCAGTAG